The proteins below come from a single Streptomyces sp. MRC013 genomic window:
- a CDS encoding ferritin-like fold-containing protein, translating to METPDNATAPEGPTGIAALDWAGASADPQYRAAVVDLLGALAYGELAAFERLAEDAKLAPTLADKAELAKMASAEFHHFERLRDRLAAVDVEPTAAMEPFARALDDFHRQTAPSDWLEGLVKAYVGDSIASDFYREVAVRLDSDTRALVLAVLDDTGHGNFAVEKVRAAIEADPRVGGRLALWARRLMGEALSQAQRVVAERDALSTMLVGGVAGGFDLAAVGEMFSRITKAHTKRMAALGLAA from the coding sequence ATGGAGACGCCTGACAACGCCACCGCCCCCGAAGGACCGACCGGGATCGCCGCCCTCGACTGGGCCGGCGCCTCCGCCGACCCGCAGTACCGCGCGGCCGTCGTGGACCTGCTCGGCGCGCTCGCCTACGGGGAGCTGGCGGCCTTCGAGCGGCTCGCGGAGGACGCGAAGCTCGCGCCGACGCTCGCCGACAAGGCGGAGCTGGCGAAGATGGCGTCCGCCGAGTTCCACCACTTCGAGCGGCTGCGCGACCGGCTGGCCGCCGTCGACGTGGAGCCGACCGCCGCGATGGAGCCGTTCGCGAGGGCACTGGACGACTTCCACCGCCAGACGGCGCCGTCGGACTGGCTGGAGGGCCTGGTCAAGGCGTACGTGGGGGACTCGATCGCCAGCGACTTCTACCGGGAGGTGGCCGTCCGGCTCGACTCCGACACGCGCGCGCTGGTCCTGGCCGTGCTGGACGACACGGGGCACGGGAACTTCGCCGTGGAGAAGGTGCGCGCCGCGATCGAGGCCGACCCGCGCGTGGGCGGCCGCCTCGCGCTGTGGGCGCGGCGGCTGATGGGCGAAGCCCTGTCGCAGGCCCAGCGCGTCGTGGCGGAGCGGGACGCGCTGTCGACGATGCTGGTCGGCGGCGTCGCCGGCGGGTTCGACCTGGCGGCGGTCGGGGAGATGTTCTCGCGGATCACCAAGGCGCACACGAAGCGCATGGCGGCCCTGGGCCTCGCGGCCTAG
- a CDS encoding DUF3107 domain-containing protein — translation MEVKIGVQHAPREIVLESGQSAEDVERAVAEALSGEAQLLSLTDDKGRKVLVPADRLAYVEIGEPATRRVGFGAL, via the coding sequence GTGGAGGTCAAGATCGGCGTGCAGCACGCGCCCCGGGAGATCGTTCTGGAGAGCGGGCAGTCCGCCGAGGACGTCGAGCGCGCGGTGGCCGAGGCGCTGTCCGGCGAGGCGCAGCTGCTCAGCCTGACGGACGACAAGGGCCGCAAGGTGCTCGTCCCGGCGGACCGGCTCGCCTACGTGGAGATCGGCGAGCCGGCGACGCGCCGGGTGGGCTTCGGCGCGCTGTGA